One Actinosynnema pretiosum DNA segment encodes these proteins:
- a CDS encoding shikimate kinase: MSPRFVVLGPPGGGKTTVGVLLAEHLGLGFRDTDDDIVESQGKPISDIFTTDGELVFRALEEAAVAKALSEYEGVLSLGGGAILSERTRELLADHTVVFLNVGMAEGVRRTGLSSARPLLAGVNPRATYKALLEARLPLYREVAKIEVLTDALTPEEVVSTILAAPEAPNS, translated from the coding sequence GTGAGCCCGAGGTTCGTCGTCCTGGGCCCGCCCGGAGGCGGCAAGACCACGGTCGGCGTCCTGCTGGCCGAACACCTGGGCCTCGGCTTCCGCGACACCGACGACGACATCGTCGAGTCGCAGGGCAAGCCGATCTCGGACATCTTCACCACGGACGGCGAACTGGTGTTCCGCGCGCTGGAAGAAGCCGCGGTCGCCAAGGCCCTGTCCGAGTACGAGGGCGTCCTGTCCCTCGGCGGCGGCGCGATCCTGTCCGAGCGGACCAGGGAGCTCCTGGCGGACCACACCGTGGTCTTCCTGAACGTCGGCATGGCGGAGGGCGTCCGCAGAACGGGCCTGTCCAGCGCCCGCCCACTCCTGGCAGGCGTGAACCCCCGCGCGACGTACAAGGCCCTCCTGGAAGCCAGGCTCCCCCTGTACCGCGAGGTGGCGAAGATCGAGGTGCTCACGGACGCCCTGACCCCGGAGGAAGTGGTCTCCACGATCCTCGCCGCCCCCGAGGCGCCCAACTCCTGA
- the aroC gene encoding chorismate synthase, whose translation MLRWITAGESHGPALVAVLEGMVAGVEVTTSDLTAQLERRRLGFGRSPRMGFEADEVEVLGGVRHGLTQGGPIAVRIGNTEWPKWQKVMSPDPVDPSELKPTGRNEALTRPRPGHADLPGMQKFGFDEARPVLERASARETAARTALGTVARHFLKQLLDVDVISHVVSIGGASTPADAPLPGPGDLAAIDESPVRAFHPDGTAAMVAEVEAVKEAGDTVGGVIEVIVYGLPPGLGSHVHWDRRLDARLAGALMGVQAMKGVEVGDGFTSATRWGSQAHDEIDRGDGPKGVTRRSNRAGGLEGGITNGEPLRVRVAMKPISTVPRALSTIDTRTGEPAVAIHQRSDVCAVPRAGVVLESVVALVVAEAALEKFGGDSLAETRRNADSYLRELEARWEGR comes from the coding sequence GTGCTGCGCTGGATCACCGCTGGGGAGTCCCACGGCCCGGCTCTCGTCGCCGTGCTGGAAGGCATGGTCGCCGGGGTCGAGGTCACGACGTCCGACCTGACCGCTCAACTCGAGCGCCGCAGGCTCGGTTTCGGCCGCAGTCCCCGCATGGGGTTCGAGGCCGACGAGGTCGAGGTCCTGGGTGGTGTCCGCCACGGCCTGACGCAGGGCGGTCCGATCGCCGTCCGGATCGGCAACACCGAGTGGCCCAAGTGGCAGAAGGTGATGTCCCCGGACCCGGTTGACCCGTCCGAGCTCAAGCCGACCGGTCGCAACGAGGCCCTCACCCGCCCTCGGCCCGGTCACGCCGACCTGCCCGGTATGCAGAAGTTCGGGTTCGACGAGGCCCGTCCGGTTCTGGAGCGCGCCAGCGCTCGCGAGACCGCGGCCCGCACCGCGCTCGGCACCGTGGCCAGGCACTTCCTCAAGCAGCTCCTCGACGTCGACGTGATCAGCCACGTCGTCTCGATCGGCGGCGCGAGCACCCCGGCCGACGCCCCTCTCCCCGGTCCCGGTGACCTGGCCGCGATCGACGAGAGCCCGGTCCGCGCCTTCCACCCGGACGGCACGGCGGCGATGGTCGCCGAGGTCGAGGCGGTGAAGGAAGCCGGTGACACCGTCGGCGGCGTCATCGAGGTCATCGTCTACGGCCTCCCGCCCGGTCTCGGCTCGCACGTCCACTGGGACCGCAGGCTCGACGCCAGGCTCGCCGGCGCCCTGATGGGCGTCCAGGCGATGAAGGGCGTCGAGGTCGGCGACGGCTTCACCAGCGCCACCAGGTGGGGCAGCCAGGCCCACGACGAGATCGACCGCGGCGACGGCCCCAAGGGCGTGACCCGCCGCTCGAACCGGGCCGGTGGCCTGGAGGGCGGCATCACGAACGGCGAGCCGCTGCGCGTGCGCGTCGCCATGAAGCCGATCTCGACCGTGCCGAGGGCGCTGTCGACCATCGACACCCGCACCGGCGAGCCCGCCGTGGCGATCCACCAGCGCTCGGACGTCTGCGCGGTCCCGCGCGCGGGCGTGGTCCTGGAGTCCGTCGTGGCGCTGGTCGTGGCGGAGGCCGCGCTGGAGAAGTTCGGCGGCGACTCGCTGGCCGAGACCCGCCGCAACGCCGACTCGTACCTGCGCGAGCTGGAAGCCCGCTGGGAGGGCAGGTGA
- a CDS encoding A24 family peptidase — MNGPFTQTSPAFPLPSSTPQAHREPMTFHLTYLGFLAGLLIPPTLRRLRRGTNARWWWCAPPTALLWCLTGALNVPPSWLPVPLTLAWLGVALTLVDLRHRRLPNALTLPAYPALLLLLAMSGADPLRALAGCALFAGAHLLIHLLRPTALGGGDVKLSGPLGAVLACVSWTALPLATALASLTTLLLSRLPTRNHPPWSLPHGPGLLGSTWLLSVVAV; from the coding sequence ATGAACGGTCCGTTCACTCAAACCTCCCCCGCTTTCCCCTTGCCCAGCTCAACCCCGCAGGCGCACCGTGAACCCATGACATTCCACCTGACCTACCTGGGTTTCCTGGCCGGCCTCCTGATCCCTCCCACCCTGCGCCGCCTGCGTCGCGGAACAAATGCCCGTTGGTGGTGGTGCGCCCCACCAACAGCACTCCTGTGGTGCCTGACGGGAGCCCTGAACGTCCCCCCGAGCTGGCTCCCCGTCCCCCTGACCCTGGCCTGGCTAGGCGTAGCCCTGACGCTCGTGGACCTGCGCCACCGCAGACTCCCGAACGCCCTCACCCTCCCGGCCTACCCGGCCCTCCTCCTGCTCCTGGCCATGTCAGGCGCAGACCCGTTACGGGCCCTGGCCGGCTGCGCCCTGTTCGCCGGCGCCCACCTGCTCATCCACCTGCTACGCCCAACCGCCCTGGGCGGGGGCGACGTGAAGCTGTCAGGCCCCTTGGGCGCAGTCCTGGCCTGCGTCTCCTGGACCGCACTCCCCCTGGCAACAGCCCTGGCAAGCCTGACCACCCTCCTCCTCTCCCGCCTCCCCACCCGCAACCACCCACCCTGGTCCCTCCCACACGGCCCAGGCCTGCTGGGCTCAACGTGGCTGCTCTCCGTCGTGGCGGTGTAA
- a CDS encoding PTS sugar transporter subunit IIA encodes MTLSVQSPVSGRPVSLDQVPDPVFAQAMVGPGFAVEPDREAADVLSPITGTVVTLHPHAFVVAGADGGAVLVHLGIDTVKRRGEGFTVHVEKGDAVEAGQRVVTWDPAEVEAAGYAPICPVVALEADPSALSPAAPWGGHVNAGTPLFTWDR; translated from the coding sequence GTGACCCTGAGCGTCCAGTCCCCCGTGAGCGGTCGCCCGGTGTCCCTCGACCAGGTGCCGGACCCGGTGTTCGCGCAGGCGATGGTGGGTCCGGGCTTCGCGGTGGAACCGGACCGCGAGGCGGCCGACGTGCTGTCCCCGATCACCGGGACCGTCGTGACCCTGCACCCGCACGCGTTCGTCGTGGCGGGCGCCGACGGCGGCGCGGTCCTGGTGCACCTGGGCATCGACACCGTGAAGCGCAGGGGCGAGGGCTTCACCGTGCACGTGGAGAAGGGCGACGCCGTGGAGGCGGGCCAACGCGTGGTGACCTGGGACCCCGCCGAGGTGGAGGCGGCGGGCTACGCCCCGATCTGCCCCGTGGTGGCCCTGGAGGCGGACCCGTCCGCCCTGTCCCCGGCAGCCCCCTGGGGCGGCCACGTGAACGCGGGAACCCCGCTGTTCACCTGGGACCGCTAA
- a CDS encoding glucose PTS transporter subunit EIIB: MADEKAAGILAALGGADNIVEIEPCITRLRCELEDGSLVDEKALKALGAHGVMRQGSVVQVVVGPEADTIASDIEDLL; encoded by the coding sequence ATGGCTGACGAGAAGGCTGCGGGAATCCTGGCCGCGCTCGGCGGGGCCGACAACATCGTGGAGATCGAACCCTGCATCACCCGGCTGCGCTGCGAGCTGGAGGACGGGTCGCTGGTCGACGAGAAGGCGCTGAAGGCGCTGGGCGCGCACGGCGTGATGCGGCAGGGCTCGGTCGTCCAGGTCGTGGTCGGCCCGGAGGCGGACACCATCGCCAGCGACATCGAGGACCTGCTGTGA
- a CDS encoding GntR family transcriptional regulator, protein MTVQHRIVDGPKPKHAQLRDILRAVADEAPPGSAIPSERDLATRYRVSRITVRAAIGQLVSEGLLTRAKGRGTFTAKRRMDVQLYLESFTDDMRKRGFTPSSEVLRCAEEPPPVSAASALGLGPGEPACAVVRLRRADGVPLTVERGWYSPRVVPGLPEHDLTGSLYAIIADAYGVQLDHAEQTAWAEGADRATARLLGVREGSPLLVFRRVAGSGGRPVEDMTSWYRGDLYQVTMQLDRTVPDSGPHSAKGGTT, encoded by the coding sequence TTGACCGTGCAGCACCGGATCGTCGACGGCCCGAAGCCCAAGCACGCTCAGTTGCGGGACATCCTCCGCGCGGTGGCCGACGAGGCCCCACCGGGGTCCGCCATCCCGTCCGAGCGCGACCTCGCCACCCGGTACCGGGTCTCCCGCATCACGGTGCGGGCCGCGATCGGCCAGCTGGTCTCCGAGGGCCTGCTCACCAGGGCCAAGGGCCGCGGCACGTTCACCGCCAAGCGCCGGATGGACGTGCAGCTCTACCTGGAGTCCTTCACCGACGACATGCGCAAGCGCGGCTTCACGCCGTCGTCGGAGGTGCTGCGCTGTGCCGAGGAGCCCCCGCCGGTGTCGGCGGCGTCCGCGCTGGGCCTGGGGCCCGGCGAGCCCGCGTGCGCGGTGGTCCGCCTGCGCAGGGCGGACGGCGTGCCGCTGACCGTCGAGCGCGGCTGGTACAGCCCGCGCGTCGTGCCGGGCCTTCCCGAGCACGACCTGACCGGCTCCCTCTACGCGATCATCGCCGACGCCTACGGCGTCCAGCTCGACCACGCGGAGCAGACCGCGTGGGCCGAGGGCGCGGACCGGGCCACGGCCCGGCTGCTGGGCGTGCGCGAGGGCAGTCCGCTGCTGGTGTTCCGCAGGGTCGCGGGCAGCGGCGGCAGGCCGGTCGAGGACATGACGTCCTGGTACCGGGGTGATCTCTACCAGGTGACCATGCAACTGGACCGGACCGTCCCGGACTCCGGCCCGCACTCCGCCAAGGGAGGTACCACATGA
- a CDS encoding PTS transporter subunit EIIC: MSASAPQATGGREIKGLAGLQRFGRSLMLPIAALPVAGLLLRLGQPDLLGAKGLGWIQVAAVIGGAGDALFTNLPLLFAVGVAIGFARRGDGSTALASVVGYVVIQAVFKAMSPFVLDQPNPDKPVLINYSVLAGVIVGLITAVLWQRYHRIKLPPYLAFFGGRRFVPILVAGVMVVLGVLLGLVYPLFNAGLTWLGEAVSSSTILGAGIYGTVNRLLIPLGLHHIPNTFVWQVFGEYEGKTGDIQRFFAGDPTAGTFQTGFFPIFMFALPAAALAIVHTARPAQKKVVAGIMGSAALTAFITGVTEPLEFAFMFVAWPLYLIHAVLTGTSMAISNALGIRDGFSFSAGAIDYALNFNIAEKPLLIIVLGLVYAVVYYFLFRFVITKWNLRTPGRDEDEDPEADPSVVEGARPEGRTGQDGTRGAKNRPERS, translated from the coding sequence ATGAGCGCCAGCGCCCCACAGGCGACGGGCGGTCGTGAGATCAAGGGACTGGCCGGGTTGCAGAGGTTCGGCCGCAGCTTGATGCTGCCGATCGCCGCGCTCCCCGTCGCCGGCCTGCTGCTCCGCCTCGGCCAACCCGACTTGCTCGGCGCCAAGGGTCTCGGCTGGATCCAGGTGGCCGCCGTCATCGGCGGCGCGGGCGACGCGCTGTTCACCAACCTGCCGCTGCTGTTCGCGGTGGGCGTGGCGATCGGCTTCGCCCGGCGCGGCGACGGCTCCACCGCGCTGGCCTCGGTGGTCGGCTACGTGGTGATCCAGGCCGTCTTCAAGGCGATGTCGCCGTTCGTGCTGGACCAGCCGAACCCCGACAAGCCGGTGCTGATCAACTACTCGGTGCTGGCGGGCGTGATCGTGGGTCTGATCACAGCCGTGCTGTGGCAGCGGTACCACCGCATCAAGCTCCCCCCGTACCTGGCGTTCTTCGGCGGCAGACGGTTCGTGCCGATCCTGGTCGCGGGCGTCATGGTCGTCCTGGGCGTGCTGCTCGGCCTGGTGTACCCGCTGTTCAACGCGGGCCTGACCTGGCTCGGCGAGGCCGTCTCCAGCAGCACGATCCTGGGCGCGGGCATCTACGGCACGGTCAACCGGCTGCTGATCCCGCTGGGCCTGCACCACATCCCGAACACCTTCGTCTGGCAGGTCTTCGGGGAGTACGAGGGCAAGACCGGTGACATCCAGCGGTTCTTCGCGGGCGACCCGACGGCGGGCACGTTCCAGACCGGCTTCTTCCCGATCTTCATGTTCGCCCTCCCGGCCGCCGCGCTGGCGATCGTGCACACCGCCCGCCCGGCGCAGAAGAAGGTCGTCGCGGGCATCATGGGCTCGGCCGCGCTGACCGCGTTCATCACCGGCGTCACGGAGCCGCTGGAGTTCGCGTTCATGTTCGTCGCCTGGCCGCTGTACCTGATCCACGCGGTGCTCACCGGCACCTCGATGGCGATCAGCAACGCGCTCGGCATCCGCGACGGCTTCTCGTTCTCGGCGGGCGCGATCGACTACGCGCTGAACTTCAACATCGCCGAGAAGCCGCTGCTGATCATCGTGCTGGGCCTGGTCTACGCGGTGGTGTACTACTTCCTGTTCCGCTTCGTCATCACGAAGTGGAACCTGCGGACGCCGGGCCGGGACGAGGACGAGGACCCCGAGGCCGACCCGAGCGTCGTCGAGGGCGCCAGGCCCGAGGGCAGGACCGGGCAGGACGGGACCCGCGGGGCCAAGAACCGGCCCGAGCGGTCCTAG
- a CDS encoding HPr family phosphocarrier protein, giving the protein MPERRVTVASKVGLHARPAALLAKAAAERKPVKVTIAKGEGQPVDAASVLGLMTLGAMHGDEVVLTAEGDGAEEALAAIAEIIATDLDEG; this is encoded by the coding sequence ATGCCTGAACGACGGGTGACGGTGGCGAGCAAGGTCGGGCTGCACGCCCGCCCGGCGGCGCTGCTGGCCAAGGCGGCGGCGGAGCGCAAGCCGGTGAAGGTCACCATCGCCAAGGGCGAGGGGCAGCCGGTGGACGCCGCGTCCGTGCTGGGCCTGATGACCCTGGGCGCGATGCACGGCGACGAGGTCGTGCTGACCGCCGAGGGCGACGGGGCCGAGGAGGCGCTGGCGGCCATCGCGGAGATCATCGCCACCGACCTGGACGAGGGCTGA
- a CDS encoding shikimate dehydrogenase: MFSATTDGRRAAVIGSPVAHSLSPVLHNACFEALGLRGWEYGSIDCPEDGVAELVRGLGPEWVGLSVTMPDKRAALAVATAPSRTAVLVGAANTLVPFEGGWRAECTDVDGVVGALRAAAGFTSGERGIVLGAGGTATAALVGLASVGVRSAALVVRDVARAGEAVACAERAGVELDLVTWDSADFGALVSEADVLVSTVPPAATEPVADLLAATPAVLDVIYHPWPTPLALAVRRLGREPATGLDMLLHQAFGQAELFTGLPAPREAMRAALRAATGNLLPLPV, translated from the coding sequence GTGTTTTCGGCAACAACTGACGGCAGGCGGGCGGCCGTGATCGGCTCGCCCGTCGCCCACTCCCTGTCACCCGTGCTGCACAACGCGTGCTTCGAGGCGCTCGGGCTGCGCGGCTGGGAGTACGGCTCGATCGACTGCCCGGAGGACGGGGTCGCGGAGCTCGTGCGCGGCCTCGGCCCCGAGTGGGTCGGGTTGTCGGTCACCATGCCGGACAAGCGCGCCGCGCTGGCCGTGGCCACCGCGCCGTCGCGGACCGCCGTGCTCGTGGGCGCGGCGAACACGCTCGTGCCGTTCGAGGGCGGCTGGCGGGCGGAGTGCACCGACGTGGACGGCGTGGTCGGGGCGCTGCGGGCTGCGGCCGGGTTCACCTCCGGCGAGCGCGGGATCGTGCTCGGCGCGGGCGGCACCGCCACGGCGGCGCTGGTCGGGCTGGCGTCGGTGGGCGTGCGGTCCGCGGCGCTCGTCGTGCGGGACGTCGCGCGGGCGGGCGAGGCGGTGGCCTGCGCGGAGCGGGCGGGCGTCGAGCTGGACCTGGTGACCTGGGACTCGGCCGACTTCGGCGCGCTGGTGTCGGAGGCGGACGTGCTGGTCAGCACCGTGCCGCCGGCCGCGACCGAGCCGGTCGCCGACCTGCTCGCGGCCACGCCCGCCGTGCTCGACGTGATCTACCACCCGTGGCCGACCCCGCTGGCGCTGGCCGTGCGGCGGCTCGGCCGGGAACCGGCGACGGGCCTGGACATGCTGCTGCACCAGGCGTTCGGCCAGGCCGAGCTGTTCACCGGCCTGCCCGCGCCGCGCGAGGCGATGCGCGCGGCGCTGCGCGCCGCGACCGGGAACCTGCTGCCGCTGCCGGTGTGA
- the mltG gene encoding endolytic transglycosylase MltG — MNDDLGLFNDPEAKDERGGRGAKAALASRLKGKRKRTAVMWTAVALVLAVGGGGAYYGYRTLSGIGSWEDYSGAGDTDAIVEVKDGDPVSAIATTLKEQGVVASARAFTEASKNDARVTGIQPGFYLLKTNMSGANAVTMMVDPKSKIVPLEVRGGFVLHDITQPGGSVTKGVFTLIAEASCVEIDGQKKCVTSDEVRDAAENADPASLGVPEWAMADFTKVNKARRLEGLIVPGLYHLKPNVPAAELLRDVITTSANRIQSYGIPGGAKNTGFRPYEVLVIASLVEKEGLEKDFARVSRVIQNRLSIGMPVQLDSTINYELDKPTLETSADDRDSNSPYNTYKFPNLPPTPIGSPSKQAIEAAINPENGEWEYFVKCQKDGTSCFAKTFEEHQKLVDKAITEGVFGNN; from the coding sequence GTGAACGACGATCTCGGGTTGTTCAACGACCCTGAAGCGAAGGACGAGCGGGGCGGCAGAGGCGCCAAGGCCGCGCTCGCCTCGCGCTTGAAGGGCAAGCGGAAGCGCACCGCGGTCATGTGGACCGCGGTGGCGCTGGTCCTCGCCGTCGGCGGCGGCGGCGCGTACTACGGGTACCGGACGCTCTCGGGCATCGGCTCGTGGGAGGACTACTCGGGGGCCGGTGACACCGACGCGATCGTCGAGGTCAAGGACGGCGACCCGGTCAGCGCGATCGCGACCACGCTGAAGGAGCAGGGCGTCGTCGCCAGCGCCCGCGCGTTCACCGAGGCGAGCAAGAACGACGCCAGGGTCACCGGCATCCAGCCCGGCTTCTACCTGCTCAAGACCAACATGTCGGGCGCCAACGCGGTCACGATGATGGTCGACCCCAAGTCGAAGATCGTGCCGCTGGAGGTGCGCGGCGGGTTCGTGCTGCACGACATCACGCAGCCGGGCGGCTCGGTCACCAAGGGCGTCTTCACGCTGATCGCCGAGGCGTCCTGCGTGGAGATCGACGGGCAGAAGAAGTGCGTGACCTCCGACGAGGTCAGGGACGCGGCGGAGAACGCCGACCCGGCGTCGCTGGGCGTCCCCGAGTGGGCCATGGCGGACTTCACCAAGGTCAACAAGGCGCGCAGGCTGGAGGGCCTGATCGTGCCCGGCCTGTACCACCTGAAGCCGAACGTGCCCGCCGCGGAGCTGCTGCGCGACGTCATCACCACCTCGGCGAACCGCATCCAGAGCTACGGCATCCCCGGCGGCGCCAAGAACACCGGGTTCCGGCCGTACGAGGTGCTGGTCATCGCGTCGCTGGTGGAGAAGGAAGGGCTGGAGAAGGACTTCGCGCGGGTCTCGCGGGTGATCCAGAACCGGCTCTCCATCGGGATGCCCGTCCAGCTGGACTCGACGATCAACTACGAGCTGGACAAGCCGACCCTGGAGACCAGCGCCGACGACCGGGACTCGAACAGCCCGTACAACACCTACAAGTTCCCGAACCTGCCGCCGACCCCGATCGGCTCGCCGAGCAAGCAGGCGATCGAGGCGGCGATCAACCCGGAGAACGGTGAGTGGGAGTACTTCGTGAAGTGCCAGAAGGACGGCACTTCCTGCTTCGCGAAGACCTTCGAGGAGCACCAGAAGCTCGTGGACAAGGCGATCACCGAAGGTGTTTTCGGCAACAACTGA
- the ruvX gene encoding Holliday junction resolvase RuvX, with amino-acid sequence MSSGDTPGVDDPGLGRRLGVDVGAVRVGVALSDPGAFLATPLVTLSRDEKNGRDLDDLVGLAAEHDVVEVVVGLPRTLAGKHGPAAQAATAYAAALAERVAPLPVRLTDERLTTVTASRVLAQRGVRGKKQRAVVDQAAAVEILQSWLDARARHVARAASERSPGAKDGS; translated from the coding sequence TTGAGCAGCGGTGACACCCCCGGCGTCGACGACCCCGGCCTCGGTCGGAGGCTGGGCGTCGACGTCGGGGCGGTCCGGGTCGGGGTCGCGCTGAGCGATCCGGGTGCCTTTCTGGCCACCCCGCTGGTTACCCTGTCCCGTGACGAGAAGAACGGCCGGGACCTGGACGACCTGGTCGGTCTGGCAGCCGAGCACGACGTGGTGGAAGTCGTGGTCGGCCTGCCCCGGACCCTCGCGGGCAAGCACGGACCGGCGGCCCAGGCCGCCACGGCCTACGCGGCGGCGCTCGCCGAGCGGGTCGCACCTCTCCCGGTGCGGCTCACCGACGAGCGGCTGACCACCGTGACGGCGAGCCGCGTGCTGGCTCAGCGGGGGGTGCGGGGCAAGAAGCAACGTGCCGTCGTTGACCAGGCTGCCGCTGTCGAGATCCTGCAGTCCTGGCTCGACGCACGAGCGCGACACGTGGCGAGGGCCGCCTCCGAGCGGTCACCTGGAGCGAAGGACGGCTCGTGA
- the alaS gene encoding alanine--tRNA ligase: MQTHEIIKRFREHFENAGHAVVPSASLLLDDPNLLFVNAGMVPFKPYFLGEAPSPHKRATSVQKCVRTPDIDEVGKTTRHLTFFQMAGNFSFGDYFKEDAIRLAWDLVTKSQDDGGYGFDPERLWVTVYLDDDEAADLWQKIAGLPPERIQRRDVEDNYWSMGVPGPCGPCSEIYYDRGPEFGAEGGPVVDEDRYLEIWNLVFMQNERGAGGAKRDYPILGELPSKNIDTGMGVERVAFLLQGVDNVYETDLVRAVITKAEELSGRKYGDNPTDDVRFRVIADHARSGVLLVGDGVTPGNEARGYVLRRLLRRIVRSSRLLGVTEPVLQTFAAVVRDTMGPSYPELVSGFARIEQVLKAEEDTFLRTLDAGSRIFETAAGAVKSQGRAILPGDKAFQLHDTYGFPIDLTLEMASEAGLTVDEDGFRKLMAEQRARAKADAAGKKTGHGDQTVYRELLELGATEFTGYTELASEAVLRGIVSGGKRVKSAREGDIVEVVLDRTPLYAESGGQESDAGVIVSGGAELEVVDVQKVARKLWVHQVRVVSGEIAEGEKVEARVDAEWRVGARQGHSGTHVVHAALRQVLGPSALQSGSYNKPGYLRLDFAWTGGLSESTRSEIEEVSNLAVRKDLPVSVVYTDMSGAQEMGAVALFGETYDETVRVVEIGGRWSRELCGGTHVEHSSQIGPITVIGESSVGSGVRRLEAYVGIEAFKYLAQERALVQNVASMLKVPDAEVPARVEALVERLRAAEKELEKVRSAQLVASAGSLVSQALDVRGVSVLALALPEGTSGGDVRAIASEVRGRMADKPGVVALFAPDGEKVSFVVATTAGARDLGLAAGKLVPAFAPAVGGRGGGKPDLAQGGGTNPAGVPQAVAAVLAEVERALEQR; encoded by the coding sequence GCGTGCAGAAGTGCGTGCGCACCCCGGACATCGACGAGGTCGGCAAGACCACCCGCCACCTGACGTTCTTCCAGATGGCGGGCAACTTCTCGTTCGGCGACTACTTCAAGGAAGACGCCATCCGGCTCGCCTGGGACCTGGTCACCAAGTCCCAGGACGACGGCGGCTACGGCTTCGACCCCGAGCGCCTGTGGGTCACCGTCTACCTGGACGACGACGAGGCCGCCGACCTGTGGCAGAAGATCGCCGGTCTGCCGCCGGAGCGCATCCAGCGCCGGGACGTCGAGGACAACTACTGGTCCATGGGCGTCCCCGGCCCGTGCGGCCCGTGCTCGGAGATCTACTACGACCGCGGCCCCGAGTTCGGCGCCGAGGGCGGCCCGGTCGTGGACGAGGACCGGTACCTGGAGATCTGGAACCTGGTCTTCATGCAGAACGAGCGCGGGGCGGGCGGCGCCAAGCGCGACTACCCGATCCTGGGCGAGCTGCCGTCCAAGAACATCGACACCGGCATGGGCGTCGAGCGGGTGGCGTTCCTGCTGCAGGGCGTGGACAACGTCTACGAGACCGACCTGGTGCGGGCCGTCATCACCAAGGCCGAGGAGCTGTCCGGCCGCAAGTACGGCGACAACCCGACGGACGACGTCCGCTTCCGGGTCATCGCCGACCACGCGCGCTCCGGCGTGCTGCTCGTCGGCGACGGCGTCACCCCCGGCAACGAGGCCCGCGGCTACGTGCTGCGCCGCCTGCTGCGCCGCATCGTGCGCTCCTCGCGCCTGCTGGGCGTGACCGAGCCGGTGCTCCAGACGTTCGCCGCCGTCGTGCGCGACACCATGGGCCCCTCCTACCCGGAGCTGGTCAGCGGGTTCGCCCGCATCGAGCAGGTCCTCAAGGCCGAGGAGGACACGTTCCTGCGCACGCTGGACGCGGGCTCCCGGATCTTCGAGACCGCCGCGGGGGCGGTGAAGTCGCAGGGCCGCGCGATCCTGCCCGGTGACAAGGCCTTCCAGCTGCACGACACCTACGGGTTCCCGATCGACCTCACCCTGGAGATGGCCTCCGAGGCCGGTCTGACGGTGGACGAGGACGGCTTCCGCAAGCTCATGGCCGAGCAGCGCGCCCGCGCCAAGGCCGACGCGGCGGGCAAGAAGACCGGCCACGGCGACCAGACGGTGTACCGCGAGCTGCTGGAGCTGGGCGCCACCGAGTTCACCGGTTACACCGAGCTGGCCAGCGAGGCCGTGCTGCGCGGCATCGTGTCCGGCGGCAAGCGGGTCAAGTCCGCCCGCGAGGGCGACATCGTCGAGGTCGTGCTCGACCGCACCCCCCTGTACGCCGAGTCCGGCGGCCAGGAGAGCGACGCGGGCGTGATCGTCTCCGGCGGCGCCGAGCTGGAGGTCGTGGACGTCCAGAAGGTCGCCCGCAAGCTGTGGGTGCACCAGGTCCGCGTGGTCTCCGGCGAGATCGCCGAGGGCGAGAAGGTCGAGGCGCGCGTCGACGCCGAGTGGCGCGTCGGGGCCCGCCAGGGGCACTCGGGCACGCACGTCGTGCACGCCGCCCTGCGCCAGGTGCTCGGCCCGTCCGCGCTCCAGTCCGGCTCGTACAACAAGCCCGGCTACCTGCGGCTCGACTTCGCCTGGACCGGCGGCCTGTCCGAGTCCACGCGCAGCGAGATCGAGGAGGTCTCGAACCTGGCGGTCCGCAAGGACCTGCCGGTGAGCGTGGTCTACACCGACATGTCCGGCGCCCAGGAGATGGGCGCGGTCGCGCTGTTCGGCGAGACCTACGACGAGACCGTGCGCGTGGTCGAGATCGGCGGGCGGTGGTCGCGCGAGCTGTGCGGTGGCACGCACGTCGAGCACTCCTCGCAGATCGGCCCCATCACCGTCATCGGCGAGTCGTCGGTCGGCTCCGGGGTGCGACGGCTGGAGGCCTACGTCGGCATCGAGGCGTTCAAGTACCTCGCCCAGGAGCGGGCGCTGGTGCAGAACGTGGCCTCCATGCTGAAGGTGCCCGACGCCGAGGTGCCCGCCCGCGTCGAGGCGCTGGTCGAGCGGCTGCGCGCGGCCGAGAAGGAGCTGGAGAAGGTCCGCTCCGCCCAGCTCGTGGCCTCCGCCGGGTCGCTGGTCTCGCAGGCGCTGGACGTGCGCGGCGTGTCCGTGCTCGCGCTGGCCCTGCCGGAGGGCACCTCCGGCGGCGACGTGCGCGCGATCGCCAGCGAGGTGCGCGGCCGGATGGCCGACAAGCCCGGCGTGGTCGCGCTGTTCGCCCCGGACGGCGAGAAGGTCAGCTTCGTCGTCGCCACCACGGCGGGCGCCCGCGACCTGGGTCTCGCCGCGGGCAAGCTCGTGCCCGCCTTCGCGCCCGCCGTCGGCGGCCGTGGCGGCGGCAAGCCCGACCTGGCCCAGGGCGGTGGCACCAACCCGGCGGGCGTGCCGCAGGCCGTGGCCGCCGTGCTCGCCGAGGTGGAACGCGCCCTTGAGCAGCGGTGA